A region of Sulfuricella denitrificans skB26 DNA encodes the following proteins:
- a CDS encoding ArsR/SmtB family transcription factor, with translation MAAVTPKKKLFENFALVAKALASANRLELLEALAQGERGVDGLAQASGMSVANTSHHLQILRGGGLVQSRKEGTQVIYSLTDEKVLTLLTGIRNVAEQHLAEVDRIVRENFDSRDNLTPVRRDELLGLVRSGEAMVIDVRPPAEYDAGHIEGAVNIPLESLPERLSKLPHDQEIVAYCRGPYCMLAFDAVKQLRQLGYRARRLEDGFPEWKVDHLPVDR, from the coding sequence ATGGCCGCTGTCACTCCCAAAAAGAAACTCTTCGAGAACTTCGCCCTCGTCGCGAAAGCACTGGCCAGCGCCAATCGACTTGAATTATTGGAGGCGCTTGCACAAGGTGAGCGTGGTGTGGACGGGTTGGCACAAGCAAGCGGAATGTCAGTAGCCAACACTTCCCACCATCTTCAAATCCTGCGTGGAGGCGGCTTGGTTCAGTCGCGCAAGGAGGGCACCCAGGTTATCTACAGTTTGACCGACGAAAAGGTGCTTACACTGTTAACGGGTATCCGTAATGTGGCTGAACAACACTTGGCTGAAGTGGATCGCATTGTTCGCGAAAACTTTGACAGCCGGGACAACCTGACACCCGTCCGCCGGGACGAGCTTCTGGGGTTGGTGAGATCCGGGGAAGCGATGGTCATCGATGTTCGCCCTCCCGCCGAATATGATGCCGGCCATATCGAAGGGGCAGTCAATATCCCTCTTGAGTCCCTGCCTGAGCGATTAAGCAAATTACCCCATGATCAGGAGATTGTGGCCTACTGCCGTGGCCCTTATTGCATGCTGGCTTTCGATGCGGTTAAGCAGTTGCGCCAGCTCGGATATCGAGCCCGCCGTCTGGAAGACGGCTTCCCAGAATGGAAGGTCGATCACCTTCCTGTCGACCGCTAA
- a CDS encoding TniB family NTP-binding protein, which produces MENLYPHLGKDATKLVDLSDRERIFAIQQGSWIPYPRAKKILERMEELFEYPRIDRMPNLLIVGASNNGKSKILRHFDEMHKPDPNPEGEYSIIPVIYIEAPKKPDINDFYNRILEAIWQPYSIRAINSEKERGVMNILRNIQLKILMVDEIQHIIAGGPVKRQEFRNGLKSLGNELRISIICAGVEEAFNAFNTDPQLSNRFEPDFLPKWKMDNEYGDLLASFERRIPLKKPSNLRGPAIAQKVLWMGEGILGEIHEVLKRAAVLAIKDKSEQITLEILEKIRWTMPSKRKVAPPPT; this is translated from the coding sequence ATGGAGAACCTCTATCCACACTTGGGCAAAGATGCGACAAAGCTGGTTGATCTGTCGGATCGGGAACGCATTTTTGCGATTCAGCAGGGGTCATGGATACCTTACCCGAGAGCCAAGAAGATATTGGAACGTATGGAGGAACTGTTTGAGTATCCGCGTATCGACCGCATGCCGAACCTGCTGATTGTTGGCGCGAGTAATAACGGCAAGTCAAAAATTCTGCGACACTTCGATGAAATGCATAAACCCGACCCGAATCCGGAAGGCGAATACTCCATTATCCCGGTGATTTATATCGAAGCGCCGAAGAAGCCGGATATTAATGATTTCTACAATCGGATCCTGGAAGCCATCTGGCAACCCTACTCAATCCGCGCGATTAACTCTGAAAAAGAGCGCGGGGTAATGAATATTCTGCGCAATATCCAGTTGAAGATTTTAATGGTCGACGAGATCCAGCACATCATTGCAGGCGGCCCGGTCAAGCGGCAGGAATTCCGCAATGGTTTGAAGAGCCTCGGTAACGAGTTGAGGATCTCAATCATTTGCGCCGGCGTTGAGGAGGCATTCAACGCATTCAATACTGATCCGCAGTTATCCAACCGCTTCGAGCCGGATTTTCTGCCGAAATGGAAAATGGACAATGAGTATGGCGATCTGCTGGCCAGCTTTGAGCGGCGCATTCCATTGAAAAAGCCATCGAATCTGCGCGGTCCGGCCATCGCTCAAAAGGTGCTCTGGATGGGCGAGGGCATCCTGGGCGAGATTCACGAGGTGCTTAAACGAGCCGCTGTTCTCGCGATCAAGGACAAGTCCGAGCAGATCACCCTGGAAATTCTTGAGAAAATTCGTTGGACGATGCCATCCAAGCGCAAGGTGGCTCCGCCGCCAACCTGA
- a CDS encoding heteromeric transposase endonuclease subunit TnsA codes for MPVRKIPKNYLSVTGSFSSAKNGKSLGHEFLLERDLMILLEFDDTVERFEEQPVKIPFKKGIKPYVPDILIHYLPNSFGETRQPVLGEVKHTDDLKKHKVKYAPKFEAASRFASERGWEWRIFTEKDIRTPYLDNLKFLREYHSAEPEASLQQEVIVYLQDVRGSVTLESLLQKLCPTEDRVLHMAPAIWHLVATKRITVNLKKPLTMKSKLSLPGKG; via the coding sequence ATGCCTGTCAGGAAAATCCCCAAGAACTACCTCTCGGTAACTGGCTCGTTTTCTAGTGCCAAGAACGGTAAATCGCTCGGACACGAGTTCTTACTCGAACGAGACCTGATGATTTTGCTTGAGTTTGACGATACAGTCGAGCGCTTCGAAGAACAACCCGTCAAAATCCCATTTAAAAAAGGCATCAAACCCTACGTTCCAGACATTTTGATTCACTACTTGCCGAATTCTTTCGGCGAAACTCGGCAACCCGTCCTGGGTGAAGTGAAACATACCGATGATCTGAAAAAGCATAAGGTAAAGTACGCACCGAAATTCGAAGCGGCTTCACGCTTTGCAAGTGAGCGCGGCTGGGAGTGGCGCATCTTCACCGAAAAGGACATCCGCACTCCTTATCTGGATAACCTCAAATTCCTGCGCGAATACCACAGCGCAGAACCCGAAGCGTCGTTGCAGCAAGAAGTCATCGTCTATTTACAGGATGTGCGCGGTTCGGTGACGCTCGAATCGCTATTGCAGAAGCTGTGTCCCACTGAGGATAGGGTGTTGCATATGGCTCCCGCCATATGGCATCTGGTTGCCACCAAACGCATTACCGTAAACCTGAAAAAACCGCTAACTATGAAATCCAAGTTGTCATTACCCGGAAAGGGATGA
- a CDS encoding Mu transposase C-terminal domain-containing protein, with product MLLRLEKGELVNYNGQEYVILKAIDLTKVLAKSMISKDTEVLEIRHLSPWVVKQDDKPKKPLTELTDIPEEDWQFARERLKVIEPLLSRNEWGSAAVEKVAQTSGFGVATIYRWIRAYSNSGLLSDLLPEKGGWKTGKWRLNEEVEAIIKERIENYYLTDQKNSVASTTEEIRRLCANAGLTKPHWMTVKRRINAIGERERYEKRYSKRAARQIFDPNEGTVPNAGWPLALVQIDHTPLPVMVVHDVTRRSIGRPYVTFSIDVYSRMVTGMELTLEAPSAMSAGLCVAHSILPKEKWLAEEVGLPNVEWPCWGVMGILHMDNAREFRGNMLRDACLEYNIDPQFRPVKTPHYGGHIERLMGTASEKLKTLEGATFANPKERGEYDSEGRATMTMHDLEQWLVLFIAKYHRSPHEGINGEAPIDRYRRGLLGGDGKLPRGLPARGYDEEKVRIDFMPYIERTVQSYGVVIDDLHYFADVLRPWVNAPDPDHPKSKREFKFKRDPHDISRLYFFEPNAKHYFVIPYRDSGLPPISLWEFREARKAAKKAGVKEINERIIFEYADKQQEIQDQAALKTKVARRDDQRKIQHAKARKKREKDLPKTIKTEAPAMPPVIPGYDPNRTSYFEDEE from the coding sequence ATGCTGTTACGCCTCGAAAAGGGCGAACTGGTCAATTACAACGGTCAGGAATACGTCATTTTAAAAGCCATCGACCTGACTAAGGTCCTGGCGAAGAGCATGATCAGCAAAGATACCGAGGTACTGGAAATTCGGCATCTGTCTCCATGGGTGGTGAAGCAAGACGACAAACCAAAAAAGCCTCTTACTGAACTGACCGACATCCCGGAAGAGGATTGGCAATTTGCACGGGAACGCTTGAAGGTCATCGAGCCGCTTCTGTCGAGAAATGAATGGGGATCGGCAGCAGTGGAAAAAGTCGCCCAAACTTCAGGCTTCGGTGTGGCGACCATCTACCGGTGGATTAGGGCGTACAGCAACTCAGGCCTGCTTTCCGATCTGCTGCCAGAAAAAGGTGGCTGGAAAACTGGCAAGTGGCGTTTGAATGAGGAGGTTGAGGCAATCATCAAGGAGAGGATTGAGAACTACTACCTGACCGACCAAAAAAACAGTGTCGCCAGCACAACCGAAGAAATACGAAGGTTGTGTGCAAATGCAGGTTTGACCAAGCCGCATTGGATGACGGTAAAAAGGCGCATCAATGCCATAGGTGAGCGTGAACGTTATGAGAAACGCTACAGCAAGCGCGCGGCGAGACAAATTTTCGATCCAAACGAGGGAACTGTGCCGAATGCGGGCTGGCCGCTTGCTTTGGTGCAGATTGATCACACGCCGCTGCCGGTAATGGTCGTGCATGATGTGACCAGGCGCTCGATAGGCCGCCCATATGTGACGTTCAGTATTGACGTCTACAGCCGCATGGTCACCGGCATGGAACTGACGCTGGAGGCGCCATCTGCGATGTCTGCGGGACTGTGCGTCGCGCATTCCATCCTGCCGAAAGAAAAATGGCTTGCCGAGGAGGTTGGTCTCCCCAACGTGGAATGGCCGTGTTGGGGCGTGATGGGCATTCTGCACATGGATAACGCACGGGAGTTCCGTGGCAACATGCTCAGGGATGCCTGCCTGGAATACAACATCGATCCTCAGTTCAGACCCGTAAAGACCCCTCATTACGGAGGGCATATCGAGCGGCTTATGGGGACCGCATCAGAAAAACTGAAGACGCTGGAAGGTGCGACGTTTGCTAATCCGAAGGAAAGGGGCGAGTACGACTCGGAAGGGCGAGCCACGATGACAATGCACGATCTGGAGCAGTGGCTGGTGCTTTTCATCGCCAAATACCATCGTTCACCCCATGAGGGCATCAACGGAGAAGCGCCGATAGATCGGTACCGCAGGGGGCTGTTGGGTGGGGATGGCAAGCTGCCGCGGGGTTTGCCTGCACGAGGGTATGACGAAGAAAAAGTCAGAATCGACTTCATGCCTTATATCGAGCGCACGGTTCAGAGCTACGGTGTGGTCATTGATGACCTGCACTACTTCGCCGACGTATTGCGTCCCTGGGTGAATGCTCCGGATCCGGATCATCCCAAATCGAAAAGGGAATTCAAATTCAAGCGCGATCCGCACGACATCAGTCGGCTGTATTTCTTCGAACCCAACGCCAAGCACTATTTTGTCATCCCATATCGCGATTCGGGCTTGCCGCCGATCAGCCTGTGGGAATTCCGCGAGGCGCGCAAAGCGGCTAAAAAGGCGGGCGTGAAGGAGATAAACGAACGCATCATCTTCGAGTACGCGGACAAGCAGCAGGAGATACAGGATCAGGCCGCCCTAAAAACCAAGGTGGCTCGACGCGATGATCAGCGCAAGATCCAGCATGCCAAGGCACGCAAGAAGCGCGAAAAGGATTTGCCAAAAACGATCAAAACCGAGGCTCCTGCCATGCCGCCAGTGATCCCTGGCTACGACCCGAACAGAACCTCGTATTTTGAGGACGAGGAGTGA
- a CDS encoding MFS transporter, translating into MSHALRNEYQEFRHGIRENFAQFSHQLLQVFLVGMTIGMMRTVVPALGETEFGVPKGSFMLLTTFVVAFGFVKGTLNFVAGRLSELIGRQKVLLLGWAAALPIPFMILYAPNWNWIVAATVLLGVNQGLTWSMTQTAKLDITRPDQRGFVIGLNEFSGYVGLAVAGIITGYMATAYGPRHGLLIFGIAVIVLAALLTILWVKDTLSWAKAEGAKHAAGQSTGPKPRYPANISDKPTTWEVFSLMSWRDKRMATISQAGLVEKFVDALVWVFYPVFLYRHGLSLASIGWVIGVYGFVWGGSQFFTGKLSDHIGRQRPIVWGMWICGAGVAMMLMGQGVVWWSLSAAVSGFGMALLYPNLSAAVSDIAHPNWRGSAIGIYRFWRDLGYGIGALALGIVASFSGAIEEAFWFVAVSMFLSGLVVQIWGEETHPRLNPAPAIP; encoded by the coding sequence ATGAGCCACGCTTTGCGCAATGAATACCAAGAGTTCCGCCATGGTATTCGCGAGAACTTTGCGCAATTTTCCCACCAGTTGTTGCAGGTATTTCTGGTCGGGATGACCATCGGTATGATGCGTACTGTGGTACCTGCCCTGGGCGAGACCGAGTTCGGTGTACCCAAGGGTTCATTCATGCTGCTGACCACGTTCGTGGTGGCTTTCGGATTCGTCAAAGGAACACTTAATTTCGTTGCTGGCCGTTTATCTGAACTCATCGGCCGGCAGAAGGTGTTGTTACTGGGCTGGGCAGCGGCATTACCCATCCCCTTCATGATTCTTTATGCACCCAACTGGAACTGGATTGTCGCCGCAACCGTGCTGCTGGGTGTTAACCAGGGCCTGACCTGGTCCATGACCCAGACCGCCAAACTAGACATCACCCGGCCCGATCAAAGAGGGTTTGTGATTGGCCTGAATGAATTTTCCGGTTACGTGGGTCTTGCGGTTGCGGGCATCATTACCGGTTACATGGCTACCGCTTACGGGCCGCGCCACGGGTTGCTGATATTTGGCATCGCGGTGATTGTTCTGGCCGCGCTGCTCACCATACTGTGGGTAAAGGACACCCTGTCCTGGGCCAAGGCGGAAGGCGCCAAGCATGCCGCCGGGCAGTCCACCGGACCGAAGCCGCGTTATCCTGCCAACATCTCCGATAAACCCACTACCTGGGAAGTGTTCTCTCTCATGTCGTGGCGCGACAAGCGCATGGCAACGATCAGCCAGGCAGGACTGGTGGAGAAGTTCGTGGATGCCCTGGTCTGGGTGTTTTATCCGGTTTTCCTGTACCGCCATGGATTGTCATTGGCCAGCATTGGCTGGGTGATCGGCGTTTACGGCTTCGTCTGGGGCGGCTCCCAGTTCTTCACCGGCAAACTGTCTGACCACATTGGCAGACAAAGGCCGATCGTGTGGGGTATGTGGATTTGCGGTGCGGGGGTGGCGATGATGCTGATGGGTCAAGGTGTCGTCTGGTGGTCCCTTTCGGCGGCCGTGTCGGGCTTCGGTATGGCGCTGTTGTACCCTAACCTCTCGGCGGCTGTGTCAGATATTGCCCACCCCAACTGGCGTGGCTCGGCCATCGGCATCTACCGCTTCTGGCGCGACCTTGGTTACGGCATTGGCGCCTTGGCGCTCGGGATCGTGGCAAGCTTTAGCGGTGCTATCGAGGAGGCCTTCTGGTTTGTCGCTGTCTCCATGTTTCTCTCCGGTCTGGTCGTGCAGATTTGGGGAGAAGAAACCCATCCGCGTCTTAACCCCGCGCCAGCAATCCCCTAA
- a CDS encoding rhodanese-like domain-containing protein codes for MKPAQLISSLLLLVLSFPLLPAVSFAADNAAVKGMEEYFEFSEYGGATILPEQIPAEDWKNVTIIDTRDADQYQKAHIPGAINIDWRQVLGRRAELPSDRMVLLYCNAGTLSAQAGLALRVAGMENVRILQGGFNEWKAKGGFDAYKRATRKTRK; via the coding sequence ATGAAACCTGCTCAGCTCATTTCCTCATTACTCCTCTTGGTACTCTCATTCCCGCTGCTGCCAGCAGTCTCATTCGCCGCAGATAATGCAGCGGTAAAGGGCATGGAGGAATATTTCGAGTTCTCCGAATACGGCGGTGCCACTATCCTTCCCGAGCAGATCCCGGCCGAAGACTGGAAAAACGTCACCATCATCGACACTCGTGATGCCGATCAATACCAGAAAGCCCACATCCCCGGCGCCATAAACATCGACTGGCGGCAGGTGCTCGGACGCCGGGCCGAACTTCCCAGCGACAGGATGGTGCTGCTGTACTGCAATGCCGGTACGCTCTCTGCCCAGGCTGGTTTGGCGCTACGAGTGGCGGGCATGGAAAACGTGCGTATTTTGCAGGGCGGCTTCAACGAGTGGAAGGCCAAGGGCGGGTTCGACGCCTACAAGCGCGCCACTCGTAAAACCAGGAAGTAA
- a CDS encoding TniQ family protein codes for MDDAIQAQGGSAANLNMPNAAQLWLYHPKPLPDELLSCWLVRIAHGHGMKIQTFCRVSLGKGQDIWLRDIDRQAPDWLVRALSKHTGVGVREIKRTSLLDYKGVLYRRYKWSGDQYWLLPLNMVDTSYHHHGLQYCPLCLAEDNVPYFRKRWRVAFYTMCPKHKCMVHDRCPSCDKPVAFHRREMGKFSQVESGPITLCHACDFDLRKSPVKEPVIYDESAYQMWLPALRMLDGNDGVDACYDVEFFSVLHQMCKIMLVHSPHVHLRQFVSGKIGAPEIQLRPRHESFEHYSLEERHVVIQLAMWMLADPEKRIVDAWRNKAVRYSVLKKDFSPTPQWYRDIVAQCTDWRNGQRFWQGQRQQ; via the coding sequence TTGGACGATGCCATCCAAGCGCAAGGTGGCTCCGCCGCCAACCTGAACATGCCAAACGCTGCACAACTTTGGTTGTATCACCCCAAACCGCTGCCAGACGAACTGCTATCCTGCTGGCTGGTGCGCATCGCTCATGGTCATGGCATGAAGATACAAACATTCTGCCGGGTATCCTTGGGGAAGGGGCAGGATATCTGGCTCAGAGACATCGACCGCCAGGCGCCGGACTGGTTGGTGCGCGCGCTATCAAAGCATACGGGCGTTGGTGTGAGAGAAATTAAGCGTACCAGCCTGCTGGACTATAAGGGTGTGCTGTATCGCCGCTACAAGTGGAGCGGTGACCAGTACTGGCTTCTACCCCTCAACATGGTGGACACCAGCTATCATCACCATGGGCTGCAATATTGTCCGCTGTGTTTGGCGGAGGATAATGTGCCGTATTTCAGAAAACGTTGGCGGGTGGCGTTCTATACGATGTGTCCCAAGCATAAGTGCATGGTGCATGATCGATGCCCGTCATGTGATAAGCCGGTGGCCTTCCATCGTCGAGAGATGGGCAAGTTCAGCCAAGTCGAGTCAGGGCCGATCACCTTGTGTCATGCGTGCGATTTCGATCTGCGCAAATCGCCCGTAAAAGAACCGGTAATCTATGATGAATCTGCCTATCAGATGTGGTTGCCAGCGCTTCGCATGCTTGATGGCAATGACGGGGTTGATGCTTGCTACGATGTGGAATTCTTTTCCGTGCTGCACCAGATGTGCAAGATCATGCTGGTGCATTCCCCGCATGTCCATCTGCGGCAATTCGTGTCGGGCAAGATCGGTGCGCCGGAAATCCAGCTGCGGCCCCGGCATGAGTCGTTTGAGCACTATTCGCTGGAAGAGCGGCATGTAGTGATTCAGCTTGCGATGTGGATGCTTGCCGACCCTGAGAAAAGGATCGTGGATGCATGGCGGAATAAGGCGGTGCGGTATAGCGTGTTAAAGAAGGATTTCAGCCCGACGCCGCAATGGTATCGGGACATTGTGGCGCAATGTACTGATTGGAGGAATGGACAGCGCTTTTGGCAAGGTCAACGGCAACAGTAA
- a CDS encoding MBL fold metallo-hydrolase, translating to MFFRQRLAKEATLSYLLGCGSCGVSVAVDPVAGDEDWFVEEAVRQNVKITHVFDTHVHADHYSGGRVLAEKLGAQYCLHEANQGRVQFPFHALSDGETIEVGNVAVKVLHTPGHTPDSLCLTVTDKRRSAEPWFVLTGDTLFVGSIGRPDLAGKGKEWAEQLFDSLHAKLMSLPDEVEIFPGHTSGSACGAGISGKPSSTVGFEKRFNPGLKMTNKNEFVNFILSDIPPRPAEMERIVAVNLGAA from the coding sequence ATGTTTTTCAGGCAACGTTTAGCCAAGGAAGCTACCCTGTCCTATCTGCTCGGTTGCGGATCATGCGGTGTCTCGGTGGCGGTGGACCCGGTTGCGGGTGACGAGGATTGGTTTGTCGAAGAGGCCGTCAGGCAGAACGTCAAGATCACCCATGTCTTTGACACCCACGTTCATGCCGACCACTACTCAGGCGGGCGAGTGCTGGCAGAGAAGCTGGGCGCCCAGTACTGCCTGCATGAAGCCAACCAGGGGCGGGTGCAATTCCCATTCCATGCGCTTTCCGATGGCGAAACCATCGAAGTGGGCAACGTCGCGGTGAAAGTGCTGCACACCCCTGGCCATACGCCTGACAGCCTATGTCTGACGGTCACCGACAAGCGCCGTAGCGCCGAACCCTGGTTCGTGCTCACCGGCGACACCCTGTTTGTAGGCAGCATTGGACGCCCCGATCTGGCGGGCAAGGGTAAGGAATGGGCGGAACAGCTGTTCGATAGCCTCCATGCGAAGCTGATGTCCCTCCCGGACGAAGTGGAGATTTTTCCCGGTCATACCTCAGGCAGCGCTTGCGGCGCGGGAATTTCCGGCAAACCCTCCTCCACGGTCGGTTTTGAAAAGCGCTTCAATCCTGGCCTGAAGATGACCAACAAGAACGAGTTCGTGAACTTCATTCTGTCCGACATCCCTCCCCGCCCTGCAGAAATGGAACGCATCGTGGCTGTTAATCTGGGGGCGGCATGA